The sequence GGGCTGCGGCAGTCCAACGGCAGCCGCACCGCGCCGCGCGGGGCCGCGGCAGTCAGACCGTGGCCGCCGCGCCGGCCGCCGCCCGCACCACGCACAGCACGCGGAACGCCGAGCGGCCGCCGTCCGTGCAGGTCCGGATCACCCCGCCGACCAGCAGCTCGCGGATCAGCCGGCCGCACTCGGGCAGCGTGCGGCCGGTGAGCCGGACGACGTCCTGGAGCAGGAAGTCCCCGTCACCCACCTGGCACAGGTCGCCGATGAGCGTCCGGTACGGGGCGGGCAGCGCGGCGAGGGTGCGGCCGACCCGCACCTGGAGGCGGGAGCCGTCCGGGCCGCCTGCCAGGTGGTCGAGGAGCGGGGCCGGGTCCGAGTCCACGATGTTCCGCAGCGTCGACAGGTCGCAGACCGTGAGCCAGGAGGCGGCGGCACCGAGCGCCGCCGGGTGGCCGTCGAGGCGGTGGCAGATCCAGGCCACATCGGCGAGCGCCTGCTCGTCGGGCACGAGATCGGGGCGGACCCGGCGGAGCTGGCTGAGGAAGAACCGTACAGCGGGCGCGTCACTGTGCCCGGCGGCCGGGGCGGGCGCCTCCAACGGGGAGAGCAGGAAGAGGCGTTCACCCGGCACGTTCCACGGCCGCTCCCCGGTGATCAGCAGCCGCAGGCCGGGGAACGTACGCAGCAGGCGGCTCAGACGGCCGAAGTCGAGGACGGCGGTGTCGACCCCGTCGAGGACGAGCACCGCCGAACCGCCCTCCGCACCCTCGCCGTTGAGGGAAGCAAGCGCCTCGGCGAGTTCGGGCAGCAGTTCCTCGGGTTCGCCACCGCCCCGCAGGAACCCGGCGCAGGCGTCGGCGAGCCGGGGCAGCGGGTCGTCGTCGGCCCGGAGGCAGTCGGCGGTGGCGCCGTCCCCGTAGTGCCACAGCACGGGCAGCCCGGTGTCGTGCAGCCGGGCGGCGGCCTCCAGGGCGAGCCGGGTCTTGCCGACACCGCTCAGCCCCACGACGGTGACCAGCCGTTCCGCGCCGGACCCCAGCTCCTCCACGAGCACCCCGGCCTCCGCCTCCCGCCCGACCAGCGGGTACAGCGGCACCGGCGGCGCGGCCCGCTCCATGGACAGGCGCCGGACGTCACCGCCCGCCCGGGGGCCGCGCCGGGCCGCCGCCTCCAGCGCGGTCCTGGACCGGGGGCCGAGTCTCAGCGCGTCGGCGATGAGCCGCACCGTGTCCGTTCTGGGGCGCTGGGCCTTCCCCTTCTCCAGGTCCCGGATGGCCCGCACGCTGATGGTGGACAGGTCCGCCAGTTCCCGCTGGGTGAGGCCGATACGGAGCCGGTGGCCGCGTATCAGGGAGCCGAGCGGGGCGGTGGCGGCCGGGGTGTCCTGCGGGGGGTGGCTGAGCGTCATGGAAGGACTCCTGCTCGTCGGGGAGTGGCGCCCTCGGGAAAGCGGCTTCGAGCCAGGGCGCCGTAGGGGACGGCTGTCGTGCCTTGCTGCTGGCCGAATCGTCTCCACGCCGGCTATCCGGGAGGCATCGCGCCGCCAACGCCGTCCCGGCCCGGCCGGCCCCCGCGGAGATAGCGGCGGAGCGCGTACGAGCCGCTGGTCACGGCCCTGTCACCCGTGGGAGCGCGACCAGTGATAGCGGGGCCCCGACCTGCGGCACAGGGCACTCGATCCGTGATAGCGGGGGGATAGGGCCGGGACCGGTGCGGTGAATCCGGCCGTTCCTAACGTGGTGTCCACAAGCAGACGGAACACCGACGAAGGGACAGTCCGATGACGAAGAACACCACCACCCGCAACGCCCTCCGCGCCGCTTTCGCCACCGTCGCGGTCGTGATCGTCACCGGCATCGGCGTCCAGGTGGGCTGGGCCGACGACGCGTCCGGCACCGGCACCCAGCCGGCCACCACCAGCAGCACCCCCACCCCGGGCAGCACCGGCTCCACGGACAACAACCCCTGGGACTGACCCCCGCCGGGCGCCGACCGCGCCCCGCCCTCGGTCCGCGTGGCCCTAGCCCGCGCCGAGCAGCCGCCGGGTCTCCGCCAGTTCCCGCTTCATGCCCCGGCTCGTGAAGACCTCCAGAGCGGGGGTCAGCAGTTCCCGGGAACGCCCCGGCTCGTCGTCCAGCAGCCGGGCCAGATCCAGGCGGGCCAGAGCGCCACCGCCGAAGTCCATGATCTGCTCCCGGGCCGCGACGGCCCGGTCGAAGAAGTACGTGGCCCGGTCGGGCCGGCCCATCAGCACGAACGCCTGGCCCAGATCCCGCAGCAGATGCCCCTCGCCTATCACGTCACCGGAATCCCGGCACAGCTCCAGGACCTCCGTGAACGTCAGCACCGCGAGATCCAGCTCGCCCCGCTCCAGCAGCAGTTGGCCCACCCGGCGCAGGGTCCGCGCCCTGCCGCCCAGGTAGCCCACCCCGTCGTAGATCTCCAGCGCCTCGTCCAACTGCGCCTGCGCCGCGTCCGTCTCGCCCCGGCGCATCCGGATGTGCGCGCTCTGCGTCAGCACGATCGCCCGCCCCACCACGTCACCGGCCCGGTCGAAGTCGGCCAGCGACCGGTCGTACAGCTCCAGCGCCGTGTCGTCCTCACCGTTCGTCCGGGCGATCAGCGCCATGTCGCGGCGGCACAGCGCCTCGCCCTGCGGCTCGTCGAGCGCCTGGAACACGTCGAGCGCCGAACTCAGCGCCTGGCGCGCCATGTCGAACTCGTTGCGGCTCATGTACAGGGAGCCGAGCGAGGCCCGTACGGCGGCGGTGCCCCGCAGATTGCCGGCCTTGCGGACGGCGGCCAGCGCCCGCACATGGGTCTGCTCCCACAGGTCGTAGTGGCCGCGCACCTCGAACAGCGTGACCAGCGTCGTCGCCAGATTCCAGCTGACGTCGTGCAGGCCCTCGTCGGCGGCCTGCTCCACCATCCCGCACAGGGCGCCCTGCTCCGCGTCGAACCACGCCAGCGGATCGGTGAGCAAGTCCTCGGTGCAGGACGGGGGCGGCGCCCAGCGCGGGGCGTCGCCGTGCAGCACGGTGAAGTCACCCCCGTACACCTTGCGATGGGCCTCCTGCGCCAGATACATCCAGCCGCCCGCCATCCGGACGAGCGCGGCCCGCCGCAGCTCCGGGCTGTCGTGCGCGGCCAGCTGCTCGCGCGCGTACACCCGGATGATCTCGTGGAACTGGTAGCGGTAGCCGCCGGTCCGCTCCACGCCCACGACGTCCAGCATCTGCATGTCGACGAGGGGTTCCAGCAGATCCGACGGCACGGGGCGGTCGTCGTCCAGCAGCGCACCGGCCAGCCAGCCGGGCAGCGTCGGTGTCCGCGCCATGCTCAGCAGCCGCAGCAGCCCCCGGTCCTCCGCCGCCAGACCGTTGTACGTGAGCGAGAGGCTGGCCCGCATCGTCATCTCGCCGTGCGCCAGCTCGTCCAGCCGGTGCCGCTCGTTGGCCAGCCGGTGCACCATCGACGCGAGCGTCCAGTGCGGGCGGGCGGCCAGCCGGGCGGCCACGATCCGCAGCGCCAGCGGCAGTCGTCCGACCGTACGCACCAGCGCCTCCGCCGACGCGGCCTCGCCCTCGACCCGCTCCTCCCCGATGATCCGGGAGAGCAGCTTCAGCGCCCGCTCCTCGTCCAGGACGTCCAGCTCCACGCGGTGCGCGCCCGGCAGCGCGGTCAGCCGCGCCCGGCTGGTGACCAGGACGGCGCAGTCGCGGCTCCCCGGCAGCAGCGGCTGCACCTGGCTCTCCGTCGCGGCGTCGTCCAGGACCACCAGGACGCGGCGGGAGGCGAGCCGGGTGCGGTACATCTCCGCCCGCTCGTCCAGCGAGTCCGGGATCAGCTGGCCCGGGATGCCCAGCGCCCGCAGGAAGCGGCCCAGCACCTCCAGTGTGGTGGCCGGGGTGCCGGTGCCGCGCAGGTCGCAGTAGAGCTGGCCGTCGGGGAACCCTGTCTCGGCGAGGCGGTGCGCGAGGTTCACGGCCAGCGTGGACTTGCCGGTGCCCGGCTTCCCGGTGATCACCGCGAGGCCGACCGCCTTGCGCTCGCGGCCGCCGGTCAGCGCCTTCTCCAACGCGGCCAGCTGGGCGTCGTCGGCCACGAAGTCCGAGGTGGAGGCGGGCAGTTGCTGCGGCCGGGCGTCGTGGGGCTGTGGTTCGGCGCGGGCTGCGGGGGAGTCCTGGGCGGTGGGGGCGGTCCGCCCGTCCGCGTCCCCGGTTCCGGTCCGGTCCTCGACGGGCCCGGCGGCGTCGGCCGGCGCCGTTGCCGCCGGCGGCCGGCGCGGGTCAGGAGCGGGGGTGGTGGTCCCCCTCACCTCGGGCTTGTCGTCACGGCTCCGAGGCGGCTGCGCCCGTACCGGCGGGGGCAGTTCGCCGGCGAGGATCGCCCCCTCCAGGCGCCTCAGCTCCCTGCCCGGTTCCAGGCCCAGCTCCTGATCGAGAATCCTGCGCCCGGTCCGGAACGCCTCCAGCGCCTCCGCCTGCCGGCCCGACCAGTACAGGGCGCACATCAGCTGACCGCGCAGCCGTTCCCGCAACGGGTTCTCATGGGTGAGGAGTTGGAGTTCTCCCACGAGCCGGTCGTGCCGTCCGAGCTCCAGTTCCAGCTGCATCCGCAGTTCGACGGCGCTCAGGCGCTCCTCGTCGAGCTGGCGCGCCTTGTTGGCGAGCGGGCCGCTCTCCAGTCCGCTCAGGGAGTCGCCCTGCCACAGCGCGACCGCCGACTTCAGCAGCACCACCGCCTTCTCCGTCTCGCCCTCGTCGCGCTGCCGCCTGGCCATCGCGACCAGTCCGGTGAAGAGCAGCGAGTCGACATCCCCGGTGTCGACGTGCAGGACGTATCCGGGCGGCCGGGTCGATATGGAGACCGTGCTGTCCGCACCGGCCAGCAGTTTCCGCAGCCGGGAGACGCAGATCTGCACCTGGGTGCGGGCGGTCTCCGGGGGGTTGTCCTCCCATATGAGGTCCACCAGGTAGTTCGTGCCGACCACCCGGTTCGCCTCGAGCAGCAGGGCGGCGAGGATGACTTCCTGCCGGCCGGGCGGCACCCGCAGCGGACCGGCCTTGCCCCGCACCTGGAGGGGGCCCAGCAATTGGAAGGGCGGTCTCGCCGCGCCGGAGGCATCCTGGACCGTGTGCGTCGTACCCTCGGCCACCGAGACCCCCAGCTCGTAAGCGCGTTGATACTCCGGGATCAACGTCCCCAAAGTTTTCACAATCCTCACGCATCTGTCCATCCTGCATGCCCAGCGTGACCGAACGGCGAATAGCGGCGCGATAGGCGGGGGTTGGCGCGGCCCGGAAGAGTGCCGGGTGAAGGAGAAAGGAGGCGTCCATGCACACCGACGCCTGGACGAGCACAGACCCGTACACGGTGGGCGACCTGGTCACCGCGGCGGGCACCGACCACGTCCGCCTCGTCTACGACTACCTCGACGCCGGCGACCTCGACGCGTGTGCGTCGCTGCTGCACGAGCACGTCGAACTGGACCTGCCCGGCGTCCCGACGGCCCACGGGCGGACCGCGTTCGTGCACACCCACCGCGACCACCTCGGATCCCGCGCCCGCCACCGGATCGAGCACGTCGTCGCCCACGCCCGGACCGTGGTGGCGGCCGGCCGCCGTATCGACACGGACGCCGACGGGGCGGGGGTGCGCTTCGTGGACTTCTTCCGCATCGCCGAGGACGGCATGGTGGAATCCTGCACGCGCTACTACCACGCCGAGCCCTGAGCGGCCCCGGCCCGGGGCATCCCGGGCGGGACCGGCCACGGCCTCAACGGCCCAGGTCCGCAGCCTTCTCGGCCCGCAGGGCGAAGACCTCGTCGCGGTGCTCGGCCATCTGCCGGAGCGCTTCCTTGCGGTCCCGCTTGGAAAGCCGGTCCAGGTAGGTGTGGCCGAGCAGGTGGTCGCTCTCGTGCTGGAGGCACCGGGCGAAGTAGCCCGTCCCCTCCACGACGACCGGGCTGCCGTTCTGGTCGAATCCGCGCACGACGGCCCGATCGGTGCGGGGGACCACCATGCCCGCGCCGGGCACGGACAGGCAGCCCTCGTACTCGTCGACGAGCCGGCGGTCACCCGGGGCGGGCAGCTCCAGGACCGGATTGACGATGTGACCGGTATGGCGGACCCCGTGGTCGTCGGGGCAGTCGTACACGAACAGCCGGAGCCCGACGCCGACCTGATTGGCGGCCAGCCCGGCGCCGTCGGCGATCCCCATCGTCACGAACATGTCGTCGATCAGGCGCGCCAGTGCGGGAGTGCCGAACTCGGTCACCTCCTGGCAGGGGCGGCTCAGGATCTCCTCGCCCACCTCCGTGATCCGCCGCACCGCACCGTTGTCCCCAACTCCCTGTACGGACATGGACATCCCTTCATCACGGTTGCCAGATGCTTTGCAAAGTAGCAGAGTTTGCAAAGTGCCAGAGGATGAAGTGACCCAGGACGACGTCAGTAACGGGCCCTCCCGCTCCGCCGGCAGCGGGGAGGGGCTTCGCGAGCACGAGGTCCGCACCGCCCTGCTGGACCTGCTCGCCGAGGTCGGCGCCGTCACGGCGACCGAGGCGGCCGCCCGGCTCGGCCACAGCTCCGGACTCTGCTCCTTCCACCTGCGACAGCTCGCGCGGTACGGCTATGTCGAAGAGGCCCCCCACAGCGGCGGCCGCGCCCGCCCCTGGCGCCTGAAGCGGGCCGCCCCGGACACCGGCCGGGCCGCGGAGGACGAGGCGTTCGGCGACCTGGCCCGGGGCCTGGAGGACGAGAGCTGGCAGCGGTGGCGGGACCGGCGGGACGAGGTGCCGTCCGAGTGGCGCCACGACGAGGCGTTCAGCGCCGTCGCGTATCTGACGCCCGAGGAGATGAGCCGCGTCGCCGAAGTGATCCGGCGGACGCTCGCGCCCTACCAGGACCGCGAACAACGCCTCCTGGCCCGGCCCGTCGGTGCCCGGCCGGTGGCCCTTGTCACCCGCCTGTTCCCGCTCCTTCCCGCCGCCCCGGACGAGAGGGAGAAGGAGTGAGACCGCCCGCTGTCACACGCCCCCGTCCGCCTGTCGCAGGGCGTCCGCGCGGTAGTCGCGGGGCGTGACGCCGTACGCGGTACGGAACGTGCGGCTGAAGGCCGTCGCGCTGGTGAAGCCCCAGCGGGCGGCGACGGCCTGGATCGGCTGCCGGCGCAGCGCGGGGCGGGCGAGGTCCGCGCGGCACCCCTCCAGCCTGCGCCGGCGGATCGTCGCGGCGACGCCCTCGGGCTCGTCGTGGAACAGCGCGTGCAGGCTCCGCAGCGACAGGTGGTGGCGGGCCGCGATGAGGCCCGGAGTCAGATCGGGGTCCGCGATGTGGTGGTCGATGAACGCGCTGACCTGGCGGAGCAGCACATGCGACCGCAGCTCGGCCGGCGGCTCCACCGAGGAACCGAGCCGCCCGGCCAGACAGGACGCGGTGAGGTCCACGGCCATCTCGCCGAGCATGTCGAGCTGTCGGGGCGAACAGTCGGGGCCCGTGGTGGCGAGGTTGGACAGGAACCGGCCAGGATCGCGGCGAAGCCCGCAGTGCCCGGGATGCGCCGCGCGAGGAGCCGGTCCACCCGCTGCGACGGCAGGGGCATCCGGGCCTTCGGAATCTGCAGGACGACGACCTCGACCTCGCTGCCGTCCATCCCCGAGCCC is a genomic window of Streptomyces sp. NBC_00708 containing:
- a CDS encoding nuclear transport factor 2 family protein, giving the protein MHTDAWTSTDPYTVGDLVTAAGTDHVRLVYDYLDAGDLDACASLLHEHVELDLPGVPTAHGRTAFVHTHRDHLGSRARHRIEHVVAHARTVVAAGRRIDTDADGAGVRFVDFFRIAEDGMVESCTRYYHAEP
- a CDS encoding winged helix-turn-helix domain-containing protein: MTQDDVSNGPSRSAGSGEGLREHEVRTALLDLLAEVGAVTATEAAARLGHSSGLCSFHLRQLARYGYVEEAPHSGGRARPWRLKRAAPDTGRAAEDEAFGDLARGLEDESWQRWRDRRDEVPSEWRHDEAFSAVAYLTPEEMSRVAEVIRRTLAPYQDREQRLLARPVGARPVALVTRLFPLLPAAPDEREKE
- a CDS encoding helix-turn-helix domain-containing protein encodes the protein MLLRQVSAFIDHHIADPDLTPGLIAARHHLSLRSLHALFHDEPEGVAATIRRRRLEGCRADLARPALRRQPIQAVAARWGFTSATAFSRTFRTAYGVTPRDYRADALRQADGGV
- a CDS encoding helix-turn-helix domain-containing protein, with the translated sequence MTLSHPPQDTPAATAPLGSLIRGHRLRIGLTQRELADLSTISVRAIRDLEKGKAQRPRTDTVRLIADALRLGPRSRTALEAAARRGPRAGGDVRRLSMERAAPPVPLYPLVGREAEAGVLVEELGSGAERLVTVVGLSGVGKTRLALEAAARLHDTGLPVLWHYGDGATADCLRADDDPLPRLADACAGFLRGGGEPEELLPELAEALASLNGEGAEGGSAVLVLDGVDTAVLDFGRLSRLLRTFPGLRLLITGERPWNVPGERLFLLSPLEAPAPAAGHSDAPAVRFFLSQLRRVRPDLVPDEQALADVAWICHRLDGHPAALGAAASWLTVCDLSTLRNIVDSDPAPLLDHLAGGPDGSRLQVRVGRTLAALPAPYRTLIGDLCQVGDGDFLLQDVVRLTGRTLPECGRLIRELLVGGVIRTCTDGGRSAFRVLCVVRAAAGAAATV
- a CDS encoding tetratricopeptide repeat protein; protein product: MLGPLQVRGKAGPLRVPPGRQEVILAALLLEANRVVGTNYLVDLIWEDNPPETARTQVQICVSRLRKLLAGADSTVSISTRPPGYVLHVDTGDVDSLLFTGLVAMARRQRDEGETEKAVVLLKSAVALWQGDSLSGLESGPLANKARQLDEERLSAVELRMQLELELGRHDRLVGELQLLTHENPLRERLRGQLMCALYWSGRQAEALEAFRTGRRILDQELGLEPGRELRRLEGAILAGELPPPVRAQPPRSRDDKPEVRGTTTPAPDPRRPPAATAPADAAGPVEDRTGTGDADGRTAPTAQDSPAARAEPQPHDARPQQLPASTSDFVADDAQLAALEKALTGGRERKAVGLAVITGKPGTGKSTLAVNLAHRLAETGFPDGQLYCDLRGTGTPATTLEVLGRFLRALGIPGQLIPDSLDERAEMYRTRLASRRVLVVLDDAATESQVQPLLPGSRDCAVLVTSRARLTALPGAHRVELDVLDEERALKLLSRIIGEERVEGEAASAEALVRTVGRLPLALRIVAARLAARPHWTLASMVHRLANERHRLDELAHGEMTMRASLSLTYNGLAAEDRGLLRLLSMARTPTLPGWLAGALLDDDRPVPSDLLEPLVDMQMLDVVGVERTGGYRYQFHEIIRVYAREQLAAHDSPELRRAALVRMAGGWMYLAQEAHRKVYGGDFTVLHGDAPRWAPPPSCTEDLLTDPLAWFDAEQGALCGMVEQAADEGLHDVSWNLATTLVTLFEVRGHYDLWEQTHVRALAAVRKAGNLRGTAAVRASLGSLYMSRNEFDMARQALSSALDVFQALDEPQGEALCRRDMALIARTNGEDDTALELYDRSLADFDRAGDVVGRAIVLTQSAHIRMRRGETDAAQAQLDEALEIYDGVGYLGGRARTLRRVGQLLLERGELDLAVLTFTEVLELCRDSGDVIGEGHLLRDLGQAFVLMGRPDRATYFFDRAVAAREQIMDFGGGALARLDLARLLDDEPGRSRELLTPALEVFTSRGMKRELAETRRLLGAG
- the def gene encoding peptide deformylase, which encodes MSMSVQGVGDNGAVRRITEVGEEILSRPCQEVTEFGTPALARLIDDMFVTMGIADGAGLAANQVGVGLRLFVYDCPDDHGVRHTGHIVNPVLELPAPGDRRLVDEYEGCLSVPGAGMVVPRTDRAVVRGFDQNGSPVVVEGTGYFARCLQHESDHLLGHTYLDRLSKRDRKEALRQMAEHRDEVFALRAEKAADLGR